The following are from one region of the Endozoicomonas sp. 4G genome:
- a CDS encoding ATP-binding protein — MDRLLNTQLLDWKTQPKRKPLLLNGARQVGKSYLIEESFGKEHFNRVLKLDFLANPHLAGLFKASLNPQDILLNIELELSVDINARSDLLFFDEIGECPAALSSLKFFAEQRPDLYLCASGSNIGLLNSFPVGKVEALELFPMSFEEFVMASGNMKILEAFRRGLQIQAAHNKLWDLLLDYYFVGGMPEAVNTWFADGGKLNGINERCSQIRAIHQRLLSGYLHDFGKYGGKVNAQHIERVFRNVPLQLSKNIDASVKRYRFSGVIERKRSYLDLISPIEWLEKSKLMSRCYPIDCEPKSPLSAYRKENFFKLFLFDIGLLGHMLDISYQEHRQQSYEHKGYLAENFVQNELRASGCYPTYSWDFRQAQIEFLFKTDDGEILPVEVKSGKRTRAKSLKSYVERYQPARTVKLIGSVGGVEQERQNIIWPLYYAGRLKTL, encoded by the coding sequence ATGGATAGATTACTCAATACCCAGCTACTGGACTGGAAAACGCAGCCAAAGCGCAAACCTCTGCTGTTGAATGGTGCCCGTCAGGTAGGCAAGTCTTACCTGATAGAGGAAAGTTTTGGTAAAGAGCACTTCAACCGGGTGCTCAAGCTGGACTTTCTGGCTAACCCCCATTTAGCCGGACTGTTTAAAGCCAGTCTGAACCCACAGGACATCCTTCTGAATATCGAGCTGGAACTGAGTGTCGACATTAACGCCCGTAGTGATCTTCTGTTTTTTGATGAAATTGGCGAGTGCCCTGCGGCGTTAAGTTCGTTGAAGTTCTTTGCTGAGCAGCGCCCGGATCTCTACCTGTGTGCCTCTGGCTCTAATATCGGCCTGCTGAACTCGTTCCCGGTTGGCAAGGTAGAAGCGCTGGAGCTGTTCCCTATGTCTTTTGAAGAGTTTGTCATGGCATCGGGAAACATGAAAATCCTGGAAGCCTTCAGACGAGGACTTCAGATCCAGGCCGCTCACAATAAACTATGGGACTTGTTGCTGGATTACTACTTTGTCGGCGGCATGCCTGAAGCAGTAAACACCTGGTTTGCTGATGGCGGAAAGCTCAATGGCATTAATGAACGTTGCAGCCAGATACGAGCCATCCACCAACGCCTGTTATCTGGCTATCTTCATGACTTTGGCAAGTATGGCGGAAAGGTTAATGCACAGCACATAGAAAGGGTTTTTCGTAATGTGCCCTTGCAGCTCTCCAAAAACATCGATGCGTCGGTTAAACGTTACCGCTTCAGCGGTGTGATCGAGCGTAAACGCAGCTATCTGGATTTAATCAGCCCTATCGAATGGCTCGAGAAAAGCAAACTGATGTCACGCTGCTATCCAATTGACTGTGAACCTAAATCTCCCCTGTCTGCCTATCGCAAAGAAAATTTTTTCAAACTGTTCCTGTTCGATATCGGGCTGCTGGGACATATGCTGGACATCAGTTATCAGGAGCATCGTCAGCAAAGCTATGAGCACAAAGGCTATCTGGCTGAGAATTTTGTCCAGAACGAGTTAAGAGCCAGCGGTTGTTATCCTACCTACTCCTGGGACTTCAGACAGGCTCAGATTGAGTTTCTTTTTAAAACGGATGATGGCGAGATCCTCCCGGTCGAAGTGAAATCCGGTAAGCGCACACGGGCAAAAAGTCTGAAATCTTATGTAGAACGATACCAACCGGCTCGTACGGTCAAATTGATTGGCTCTGTGGGAGGGGTTGAGCAAGAGCGGCAGAATATAATCTGGCCTTTGTATTATGCAGGTAGGCTCAAGACTTTGTGA
- a CDS encoding transcriptional regulator: MDIKPIKTDADYRAALREVEGLMKAGADTPEGEKLDVMVTLIEAYESKHFPLDLPDPVEAIKFEMERKGLTVKDLEPMIGKSNRVYEILNRKRSLTLKMIWRLHEGLGIPAESLIKPPQAHA; this comes from the coding sequence ATGGACATCAAACCGATTAAAACCGATGCCGACTACCGAGCAGCATTAAGAGAAGTAGAAGGCCTCATGAAGGCTGGCGCTGATACTCCTGAAGGCGAAAAACTGGATGTTATGGTGACGCTTATCGAAGCTTATGAATCAAAGCACTTCCCTTTAGACTTGCCCGACCCTGTCGAAGCCATCAAGTTCGAGATGGAGCGTAAAGGACTAACAGTCAAAGATCTCGAACCCATGATTGGCAAGAGCAATCGAGTCTATGAGATTCTCAATCGTAAACGCTCTCTTACGTTGAAAATGATCTGGAGGCTGCATGAAGGCTTGGGTATTCCAGCGGAGTCTTTGATCAAGCCACCACAAGCACATGCCTAA